Genomic window (Gimesia sp.):
GGATGATTTTCTGGCTGACCGCCAGGCCGATACCAGTGCCGCGGGCGCCCTTGGTGGATTCGAACAGGTTGAAGATTTTACTGATCTGATCCGCGGGGATGCCGGGGCCATTGTCGGAGACCATGATCAGGATCTGATCGGGTTTCGCGAGGTAGCGGGTTTCCAATAGAACGATTCCCTGCTCCAAACCTTCGACGGCATCGATGGCGTTGATGACAATATTCAGGATCGCGCGATGAAGGCCTTCGTGGTCGAATACGCTTTCCGGCAGTTCCGGGTCCAGTTCGCATTTCAACTGAACGCCGCACTCTTCGGCACGCGCCTGCATCAGTTCATGCACGTCTTTGACTGGCGTATTGATGGAACCTGGTTCGAGGGCCGGCTTGCGTTCGGTGCTGAAGGTCAACATGTCCATCACCAGATGATAGATTTTGTTCTGGTTCTTCTCGACAATGTTCCAACCTTTGCGGACGAGGTCTTCCTCAGACTTGTTGAGTCCCATGTCGATCAGGTAACTTCCGCCACGAACCCCTTGCAGGATGTTCTTGATATGGTGGCTCAGGGTGGCGATGGTCTGACCCATGGCGGCAAAGCGTTCCGCTTTCAACATCGCATTCTGGAAGCGGTAGTTTTCGATGGCCAAGGCGGACTGACGACCGATGGCGACCAGCAGTCTCAGGTGTTCTTCGCTGAATTTTTCGACGGCCCCGTTTTTGAGCAGGGCTTCGGGATGAGAAGTCGTCGTGTCGACGTAGATGACGCCCATCAGTTCATGGCGGCCCTGCATAGGAACGCACATGGCTTCGCGAATGCCTGCCTGCAGGATACTGCGGCCCCCTTCAAATCGCTGATCGCGCTGCGCGTCTGAGGTGCGGACCCCCTGTTTTTTGTTGAGCACGTAATCGACAATACTGTGGGAAACGGGCATGCGTGCGCCGGACTTTTTCTCGGCACGACTGCTGAAGATCTGGGGTTGGATATCACCCGATTGCGGGTCGGTGATCAACATGCAACCCCGATCTGCGGCGACCGTATTGATGGTCAGGTCCAGGATGCGCTTGAGTAGTTCTTCCTGTGAAATGGTCGGGCTGACCGCGGCTTCTGCGATGCGGTACAGAGCCTGCAGGTCGTTTTGCACATCCTGCTGCTGGACAATTCCGGAGACATCTGCTGTGTCCAGCACCATAGAGTCAAACTCGTGATTGACTTCATGGGTAATGCTGGACTGATTTGAATCCTCGTTGCTGATCAGGTCGATCTTTTCCGCCATGTAGCGGGAGTCTTCGTCGATCGCCTGACTGGAGAACAGCAGCAGACTGCGTCCGATCTGGATATGATCGCCGTTACTGAGCCGGGCGGATTGAACCTGGGTCCCGTTGACCATTGTTCCATTGGAACTGTTCTGGTCGGTGATGATGTAGGAGCCGTTCTTGAAGGAGATCGTAGCGTGCTGACGGGAGGCTTCGGTATCCAGGATCCGGATCTCGTTTCGCACTCCTCTCCCCACACTGGCAGGATCTGTTCCCAGTTGGAAGCGGGTTCCGAGGTCCACTCCCTGGATAACCAGCAGGGTCGCTTTGCCCCCCTCTTGTGCGTTTTCTATCAGCCTTTTCATGGTCTCTGATTCTCAGTCGGTGACTGGACCTGCTCATCAGGTAAACGTACGCTGCACCAAATATCTGCAACCCGCGCGGTGATACATGAATTCAATGTGCAGTCTGTTTCAGTCGAGGAACGCCCGGGAAACGATTCCGTTTTCCTGAGTTCTCTGTGAAGGGAAATCCTTTACAGAAAAGCCCCTACGGAGAATCATATCTCAACCGGGAGCGCTGTTCAAATCCCAACATCCGTTTAGAGTGAGATCTGTCAGGAGAATCTGAGCGGACTACTGGTGAGATCGAGGCTGATTGAGCAGGCTTTCAATCGAATCGATCAGCTCTGCGTATTGAAATGGCTGGACCAGGAAGCGTGTGGACTGGTCGGTTTCGGGAGTGGCAGGAACTTTTACTGAACCGATGACAACTTTAGGGACTTCGTTCCAGCCCGGTTGTGCTGAGGAAGAGGCGGCCAGGTCGTCATCGTGCAGAACGACAATGCTGGGCAGTTCGTCCTCGGTGATGACATCCCCCGGTTGTGGCTTGCGGATGCGATTGACGCGGCATCCCTGGGGTTCCAGGACTGCTTTAAGAACTTCTTCGGTTTCGTGTAATCCATCCAGGACGACAACATGTTGACCATTTACCACTTGAGGGTTCCTTCCCATGACCACGGTAAAGCCTGATGAGCTCCACAAATCCATTTGTCAATCAGGCAGGTCGGAAAGATAGCCTGTTCCAAAGTTTGTGTCAAAATCAGTTAGGAGAGCTGAAATTGAGTTTTTGGAATTATGTAAACTTTACAACCGGTTCGTGGTAGTACGTGGGTTACCTGGTTTACCAGGCGGATGGAGCCGGGAAGTTCTCGTTAAACAGCGGTTCCTGATTGATGTAGTCGTCTGCCCGTTTCATACTGTCCAGTTGAAGTTTACGCTGTTCCTGCTGGAGTTCTTCGCTGGAAATGGGGCCTCTGACTTCAGCCAGCGGTGCGACGTATTTGGGCTGTTTGACTTTTACGTCGGTCGGATAAAAGACGCCCCGGTCCTGTGGAACAGCGGCTGCAGAGGCATCTGAGGCGGAAGCGATCGCGGTTTCAGGGTAGATTCGCTTGTGATAGGTGCTGCTGAAACCGGCGGGCTGATGATAGTCGGGAATGTTGCGGCACCCGACCTGCAGACAGGTCAGACCAAGCAGAATCAGCATGTATCTGCTGTATTGAGGCACCAGGATTCCCTTCCGAATAACAGAAAAAGCGGCCCTCAACAGGAGAGGGCCGCTTTCGTAATATCGGCGATTCAGGGGAAGGCTGTCGATTAAAAATCAGACAAATCCCGGAACCAGTGCTTAACCTTTGGCAGCCGCATAGCGTTTAGCGACTTCATCCCAGTTAATCACATTGAAAAATGCGGAGATGTAGTCAGGACGCTTGTTCTGGTAGTTTAGGTAGTATGCGTGTTCCCAGACGTCCAGTCCCAGAATCGGGGTGTGACCTTCTGAGAGTGGTGTGTCCTGGTTGGGAGTGCTTTCGACGACCAGTTTACCGCCATCGACAGAGAGCCAGGCCCAGCCGGAACCGAAACGGGTGGCTGCAGCATTGGCGAACTGTTCTTTGAAGGCATCGAAGCTGCCGAAAGTGGCGTTGATGTCATCGCCGAGCTCACCGCTGGGTGTTCCACCGCCGTTGGGGGACATGATGGTCCAGAACAGGCTGTGGTTTGCGTGTCCGCCACCGTTGTTGCGGATGGCAGTACGGATATCTTCAGGAACGGCGCTCAGGTCGCTCATCAGGTCTTCGATGGACTTGGAAGCCAGGTCGCTGTGGCCTTCGAGGGCAGCGTTGGCTTTGGTGATGTAAGCCTGGTGGTGCTTGGTGTGGTGGATCTCCATCGTGCGGGCATCGATGTGAGGTTCCAGGGCATCGTAGGCATAGGGCAGGTCAGGAAGTGAGTAAGACATACGACAAACTCCTTTGTGTTTCGGTGTAATTAGTCTAAAGTTGTGAGTGACTTTACGTATATTGCCCGGCGTCTCAAATCCAGTAGATCATTAGAGATAACCGGATCTGTGTGCAAATACATCCTTCTTCCCCATTGTAGAGGATTATCTGATTCTCACAACCAACTGGTCGATAAGTTTTCACATTGGCGCCTGCAGCCTGCTTCCTGCCGATGTGCATAGTTGACGTTTAACCGGTGGGTTCTACAATAAAACCGTGCCGAAAAAAATTCGACAGAATTCTCCGGATTTGTAAAGGATCTGATTATGCACAGGAAAGCTCTGGTTGCTTTACCCGTATTCAATGAAGAACGTCATGTGATTGAGGTTTTGACCGAAGTCCGCAAGTACGCCGAGGCGATTCTGGTCGTCGACGATGGTTCTTCGGATCGGACTCCAGAGCTGCTCAAAGAAGTGTCGGGCATCGAAGTTCTCACGCATCCGGAAAATCGTGGATATGGTGCTGCTCTCAAAAGCGCCTTCGATTACGCGGTCGCGCACCAGGATGAATACGATATCCTGGTCACCATC
Coding sequences:
- a CDS encoding ATP-binding protein is translated as MKRLIENAQEGGKATLLVIQGVDLGTRFQLGTDPASVGRGVRNEIRILDTEASRQHATISFKNGSYIITDQNSSNGTMVNGTQVQSARLSNGDHIQIGRSLLLFSSQAIDEDSRYMAEKIDLISNEDSNQSSITHEVNHEFDSMVLDTADVSGIVQQQDVQNDLQALYRIAEAAVSPTISQEELLKRILDLTINTVAADRGCMLITDPQSGDIQPQIFSSRAEKKSGARMPVSHSIVDYVLNKKQGVRTSDAQRDQRFEGGRSILQAGIREAMCVPMQGRHELMGVIYVDTTTSHPEALLKNGAVEKFSEEHLRLLVAIGRQSALAIENYRFQNAMLKAERFAAMGQTIATLSHHIKNILQGVRGGSYLIDMGLNKSEEDLVRKGWNIVEKNQNKIYHLVMDMLTFSTERKPALEPGSINTPVKDVHELMQARAEECGVQLKCELDPELPESVFDHEGLHRAILNIVINAIDAVEGLEQGIVLLETRYLAKPDQILIMVSDNGPGIPADQISKIFNLFESTKGARGTGIGLAVSQKIIREHGGEISIESEAGKGSRFTLTVPRLDEDHPHATLSNI
- a CDS encoding superoxide dismutase gives rise to the protein MSYSLPDLPYAYDALEPHIDARTMEIHHTKHHQAYITKANAALEGHSDLASKSIEDLMSDLSAVPEDIRTAIRNNGGGHANHSLFWTIMSPNGGGTPSGELGDDINATFGSFDAFKEQFANAAATRFGSGWAWLSVDGGKLVVESTPNQDTPLSEGHTPILGLDVWEHAYYLNYQNKRPDYISAFFNVINWDEVAKRYAAAKG